One stretch of Actinacidiphila sp. DG2A-62 DNA includes these proteins:
- a CDS encoding NADP-dependent oxidoreductase — protein MRAIGLTEFGGPDVLRVIDLPDPVPGPGEVRIRVHAAAVNPTDTMLRAGAVKAWFDGRPGPYVPGMDAAGVVDAIGPDTDTSLRPGDPVVAILQAYGPRGGAYAELVVAPAESVVPMPSGADFPAASTLLMNALAARRALDLVAAPAGGTVAVTGAAGAFGGYAVQLATSEGLRVLADASEADRRLVKELGADEVVPRGDGVAARFRALVPDGVDAVIDGAAQHAQVVAAVRDGGGLAVVRFWDGPVDRGVHLHKVLVTDVATDHARLLRLRDQAEAGELTLRVADVLPAGQAAEAHRRLAAGGVRGRLVLDFAAF, from the coding sequence ATGCGTGCGATCGGCCTGACCGAGTTCGGCGGCCCCGACGTGCTGCGAGTGATCGACCTGCCCGATCCCGTCCCGGGTCCCGGCGAGGTGCGGATCCGCGTGCACGCCGCCGCGGTCAACCCCACCGACACCATGCTGCGCGCCGGCGCCGTGAAGGCATGGTTCGACGGCCGCCCCGGTCCCTACGTGCCGGGCATGGACGCCGCCGGCGTGGTCGACGCGATCGGCCCGGACACCGACACCTCGCTGCGGCCCGGCGATCCGGTGGTCGCGATCCTGCAGGCATACGGCCCGCGCGGCGGCGCCTACGCCGAACTCGTCGTGGCGCCGGCGGAATCAGTGGTGCCGATGCCGTCCGGCGCGGACTTCCCCGCCGCCTCGACACTGCTGATGAACGCCCTGGCCGCCCGGCGCGCGCTGGATCTGGTGGCCGCGCCGGCCGGCGGCACCGTCGCGGTGACCGGAGCGGCCGGCGCCTTCGGCGGATACGCCGTGCAACTGGCCACGTCCGAAGGGCTGCGGGTGCTCGCGGACGCCTCGGAGGCCGACCGCCGGCTGGTGAAGGAACTGGGCGCGGACGAGGTCGTGCCCCGGGGCGACGGCGTCGCCGCCCGGTTCCGCGCGCTCGTGCCGGACGGGGTGGACGCCGTGATCGACGGCGCCGCGCAGCACGCGCAGGTCGTTGCGGCGGTCCGGGACGGTGGCGGGCTTGCCGTCGTCCGCTTCTGGGACGGCCCCGTCGACCGCGGTGTCCACCTGCACAAGGTCTTGGTCACCGACGTGGCGACCGACCACGCCCGGCTGCTTCGGCTGCGGGATCAGGCCGAGGCGGGCGAGTTGACGCTGCGGGTGGCCGATGTGCTGCCGGCCGGCCAGGCCGCCGAGGCCCACCGACGGCTGGCCGCGGGCGGTGTTCGCGGGCGTCTGGTCCTGGATTTCGCTGCCTTCTGA
- a CDS encoding nuclear transport factor 2 family protein, translated as MALTETTAYTDRDGIVDAVTRIVEGIDFGDEELLRSAFTEDAVFDLGGIDHSIYVFEPYVGREQVVETLMRTVGTAMDTFHALSNIRVWVDGDTATLTCYLIGQHHRTGEGPSVDFQDHLLLGNRFETELVRDHDHVWLVRRNRVSSRWSVGNPAAARIPVEQ; from the coding sequence ATGGCTCTCACCGAGACGACGGCATACACCGACCGGGACGGCATCGTGGACGCGGTCACCCGGATCGTCGAGGGAATCGACTTCGGCGACGAGGAACTGCTGCGTTCCGCCTTCACCGAGGACGCCGTGTTCGACCTCGGCGGCATCGACCACAGCATTTACGTGTTCGAGCCCTACGTCGGCCGCGAACAGGTCGTCGAGACGCTGATGCGGACCGTGGGAACGGCGATGGACACCTTCCACGCCCTGTCCAACATCCGCGTGTGGGTGGACGGCGACACCGCCACGCTGACCTGCTACCTGATCGGACAGCACCACCGGACCGGCGAAGGGCCCTCGGTCGACTTCCAGGACCACCTGCTGCTGGGCAACCGGTTCGAGACCGAGCTGGTCCGCGACCACGACCACGTGTGGCTGGTCCGCCGCAACCGGGTCAGCTCGCGCTGGTCGGTGGGCAATCCCGCAGCGGCCAGGATCCCCGTCGAGCAGTGA
- a CDS encoding TetR/AcrR family transcriptional regulator produces MKRTVDDTRRLLREAALVEFAEHGPDGTTVTRIAARAGVNKERLYAYFGDKDALFDEVLTEALEELSRVVAPDGLSFGDMGEVAGRTFDYYGEHPELARLLQWEGLRGAPPVSATVRVEHYSRKVAATAQAQRDGTVDGGIDAGHLMFMIIGLAAWWFSVPQLAAMMTGAEAADPDERARRRAFVVEAARRLTRPRPDVTAS; encoded by the coding sequence ATGAAGCGAACCGTCGACGACACGCGCCGCCTGCTGCGGGAAGCAGCGCTGGTCGAGTTCGCCGAGCACGGGCCCGACGGCACCACCGTGACCCGCATCGCCGCTCGGGCCGGCGTCAACAAGGAACGGCTCTACGCCTACTTCGGCGACAAGGACGCCCTCTTCGACGAGGTGCTCACCGAGGCCCTGGAGGAGCTCTCCCGCGTCGTCGCCCCGGACGGCCTGAGCTTCGGCGACATGGGCGAGGTCGCCGGCCGCACCTTCGACTACTACGGGGAGCACCCCGAACTGGCGCGCCTGCTGCAATGGGAGGGCCTGCGCGGCGCGCCACCGGTCAGCGCCACCGTCCGCGTCGAGCACTACAGCCGCAAGGTCGCCGCCACCGCCCAGGCCCAGCGCGACGGGACCGTCGACGGCGGCATCGACGCCGGCCACCTCATGTTCATGATCATCGGACTCGCGGCGTGGTGGTTCAGCGTCCCGCAACTCGCCGCCATGATGACCGGCGCCGAGGCCGCCGACCCGGACGAGCGGGCCCGACGGCGCGCCTTCGTCGTGGAGGCGGCCCGGCGCCTGACCCGGCCGCGGCCGGACGTCACCGCTTCCTGA
- a CDS encoding FG-GAP-like repeat-containing protein, with translation MASAVGVVAGGTAPAHAVSGWDRCPRGSVCLFDGDGGTGSMIAYSSPQAGLGSWDNRANSVYNRTGQHFMCMYPQAQYKTTVPNADDSICYLGSGNDQVELKGDGEPLWNGLSSIRWAHTWRQAAGGPEYRSWATPLVLPPGPAQPFADLNGDGTPDQLNRTWNGHLWFLKGDGSGVYVGSGWNQMTALTRHGDFSGDGHEDLLARDGSGKLWIYPGNGKGWFGARKLIGTGWNQMTALQAAGDMNSDGHDDLLARDSTGRLWIYPGDGHGRYGTRKLIGAGGWSMFPTVLGIGDVDRDGRPDLQAAGDGDYYTEARLYYGTPGGSIAQYGDNSPVDLGDRLL, from the coding sequence GTGGCGAGTGCGGTGGGGGTGGTGGCCGGCGGCACGGCGCCCGCGCACGCGGTGTCCGGCTGGGACCGGTGCCCGAGGGGCAGCGTGTGCCTGTTCGACGGCGACGGCGGCACGGGGTCGATGATCGCCTACTCCAGTCCGCAGGCCGGCCTGGGATCGTGGGACAACCGGGCGAACTCGGTGTACAACCGCACCGGCCAGCACTTCATGTGCATGTACCCGCAGGCGCAGTACAAGACCACCGTGCCGAACGCAGACGACTCCATCTGCTACCTCGGCAGCGGCAACGACCAGGTGGAGCTGAAGGGGGACGGCGAACCGCTCTGGAACGGTCTGAGCTCGATCCGGTGGGCCCACACCTGGCGCCAGGCAGCGGGCGGCCCGGAGTACCGGTCGTGGGCCACCCCGCTGGTTCTCCCGCCCGGACCGGCCCAGCCCTTCGCCGACCTGAACGGCGACGGCACACCCGACCAGCTGAACCGCACGTGGAACGGGCACTTGTGGTTCCTGAAGGGCGACGGCTCCGGCGTGTACGTGGGGTCGGGCTGGAACCAGATGACCGCGCTGACCCGGCACGGGGACTTCAGCGGAGACGGACACGAGGACCTGCTGGCGCGCGACGGCTCGGGCAAGCTGTGGATCTACCCCGGCAACGGCAAGGGCTGGTTCGGCGCCCGCAAACTCATCGGCACCGGCTGGAACCAGATGACCGCGCTGCAGGCCGCCGGCGACATGAACTCCGACGGCCACGACGACCTGCTCGCCCGCGACTCCACCGGCCGCCTGTGGATCTACCCCGGCGACGGACACGGCCGCTACGGAACACGCAAGCTCATCGGCGCCGGCGGATGGTCGATGTTCCCCACTGTCCTCGGCATCGGCGACGTCGACCGCGACGGCCGCCCCGACCTCCAGGCGGCCGGCGACGGCGACTACTACACCGAGGCCCGCCTCTACTACGGCACCCCCGGCGGCAGCATCGCCCAGTACGGCGACAACTCCCCCGTCGACCTCGGCGACCGTCTCTTGTAG
- a CDS encoding aldo/keto reductase, with translation MQRVELGGLTVSAEGLGCMGMSSVYGAADWDESVATVRRALDLGVTFIDTADAYGLGHNEVLVGRALAGRRDEAQIATKTGMDFTTGRGRLVVRNDPERIKAAADASLLRLGTDRIDLYYLHRVDPQVPLEESVGALAELVAEGKVRAIGLSEVTGEQLRTAYAVHPVAAVQSEYSLWTRDPEATVADAARELGVGLVAYSPLGRGFLTGTVEAGALASGDGRRRLARFAEDAAAANRSIAQKAARIAAAKGATAGQVALAWVAAQAPRLGVPVVPIPGTKRVRWVEENAAALDVRLTEEDLAVLDALAEQVVGARY, from the coding sequence ATGCAGCGAGTGGAACTGGGCGGGCTGACCGTGTCCGCGGAGGGCCTGGGGTGCATGGGGATGAGCTCGGTGTACGGGGCGGCGGACTGGGACGAGTCGGTCGCGACGGTCCGCCGCGCCCTGGACCTCGGCGTCACCTTCATCGACACGGCCGACGCCTACGGGCTCGGCCACAACGAGGTGCTGGTCGGCCGGGCACTGGCCGGGCGGCGCGACGAGGCGCAGATCGCCACCAAGACCGGCATGGACTTCACCACCGGCCGCGGCCGGCTCGTGGTCAGGAACGACCCCGAGCGGATCAAGGCCGCCGCCGACGCCTCCCTGCTGCGGCTGGGCACGGACCGGATCGATCTGTACTACCTGCACCGGGTGGACCCGCAGGTGCCGCTGGAGGAGTCGGTGGGCGCGCTCGCCGAGCTGGTCGCCGAGGGCAAGGTCCGCGCCATCGGGCTGTCGGAGGTCACCGGCGAGCAGCTGCGGACCGCGTACGCCGTCCACCCGGTCGCGGCGGTGCAGAGCGAGTACTCGCTGTGGACCCGCGACCCGGAGGCGACGGTCGCCGACGCCGCCCGGGAGCTGGGCGTCGGCCTGGTCGCGTACTCCCCGCTCGGCCGCGGCTTCCTCACCGGCACCGTGGAGGCGGGCGCGCTCGCGTCCGGCGACGGGCGGCGCCGGCTGGCCCGGTTCGCCGAGGACGCGGCCGCGGCCAACCGCTCGATCGCCCAGAAGGCCGCCCGGATCGCCGCCGCCAAGGGCGCGACGGCGGGCCAGGTCGCCCTGGCGTGGGTCGCCGCCCAGGCGCCCCGCCTCGGCGTCCCGGTCGTGCCGATCCCGGGCACCAAGCGCGTGCGCTGGGTGGAGGAGAACGCCGCCGCCCTCGACGTGCGGCTGACCGAGGAGGACCTGGCGGTGCTGGACGCCCTGGCCGAGCAGGTCGTCGGCGCCCGCTACTGA
- a CDS encoding DUF6233 domain-containing protein gives MSEDQDVGEHRRPARLPRADGPLVDVTLPDGQHLYAVVRSRRREDDGSWWYDLQIHLPSQGTERDRLLAVPAAVDFRAPAGACTPLDGQDYDHVPTVRAGVTPPWRIEEPVYFTNDPGPARIVHRGDCRAVRDVSHPATADQARAALEHPDTAPCPLCRPDRPLRAAA, from the coding sequence ATGAGCGAGGACCAGGATGTGGGCGAGCACCGGCGGCCGGCACGCCTGCCGCGGGCCGACGGGCCGCTGGTCGACGTGACCCTCCCGGACGGGCAGCACCTGTACGCGGTCGTGCGCTCCCGCCGCCGCGAGGACGACGGCTCCTGGTGGTACGACCTGCAGATCCACCTGCCCAGCCAGGGCACCGAGCGCGACCGGCTCCTGGCCGTCCCGGCCGCCGTCGACTTCCGCGCCCCCGCCGGCGCCTGCACCCCCCTCGACGGCCAGGACTACGACCACGTGCCCACCGTGCGCGCCGGCGTCACACCGCCCTGGCGGATCGAGGAGCCGGTCTACTTCACCAACGACCCGGGTCCGGCCCGCATCGTCCACCGCGGCGACTGCCGCGCCGTACGCGACGTCTCCCACCCCGCCACCGCCGACCAGGCCCGCGCCGCCCTCGAACACCCCGACACCGCCCCCTGCCCCCTGTGCCGGCCCGACCGGCCCCTGCGCGCCGCCGCTTAG
- a CDS encoding SH3 domain-containing protein, with translation MLKKTHIGLMAGAALLGSGLVLAPSASASTPADVSPDVACSFYHHNADAGSGTVTADSLARREGPYTYCDAYGYAAAGTKIYYWCYDYGSSVTGNGITMDTWTYGRISGTSQEGWFSDVYLSNHGATHEC, from the coding sequence GTGCTGAAAAAGACGCACATCGGACTCATGGCAGGCGCCGCGCTGCTCGGTAGCGGCCTCGTCCTCGCGCCATCGGCGTCGGCGTCGACGCCGGCCGACGTATCGCCCGACGTCGCCTGCAGCTTCTACCACCACAACGCCGACGCGGGCAGCGGCACGGTCACCGCCGACAGCCTCGCCCGCCGCGAGGGCCCGTACACGTACTGCGACGCGTACGGATACGCCGCCGCCGGCACGAAGATCTACTACTGGTGCTACGACTACGGCAGCTCGGTCACCGGCAACGGCATCACGATGGATACCTGGACCTACGGCCGGATCTCCGGTACGAGCCAGGAGGGCTGGTTCAGCGACGTCTATCTCAGCAACCACGGGGCCACGCACGAGTGCTGA
- a CDS encoding ArsR family transcriptional regulator — MLRVRFTAEDLLRVRMAEEPAPLMELGLALMTLTRPADPVFLRWRRRAQQSLPPQARPMLDLLSPTGKSPLFLDPPTAGFAEGMDAVRSTPRAYVRSELLRVRAPERPRARWARGLADGDRESWQLLDRSMTAAYESLLAGAWPRVRAGFHAEAAWRARSLARHGLLATLTGLSPSARWDGMTLEFPRAYNREVRLTGQGLVLFPSLLWTAYPLIAPQPEGPAVLVYPAVTPLPLQEAATAPTPSTPSSAPPARRCSGC, encoded by the coding sequence GTGCTGAGGGTGCGTTTCACCGCGGAGGACCTGTTACGGGTCCGGATGGCCGAGGAGCCCGCACCTCTGATGGAGCTGGGCCTCGCGCTCATGACGCTCACGCGTCCGGCGGACCCGGTGTTCCTGCGGTGGCGGCGCCGCGCCCAGCAGTCCCTCCCGCCGCAGGCCCGGCCCATGCTCGACCTGCTGTCGCCGACCGGCAAGAGCCCGCTGTTCCTCGACCCGCCCACCGCGGGCTTCGCCGAGGGAATGGACGCCGTCCGCTCGACCCCGCGCGCGTACGTCCGCTCCGAGCTGCTCAGGGTGCGCGCTCCGGAGCGGCCGCGGGCACGGTGGGCCCGCGGGCTCGCCGACGGCGACCGCGAGTCCTGGCAGCTCCTCGACCGGTCGATGACCGCGGCCTACGAGAGCCTGCTCGCCGGGGCCTGGCCGCGTGTCCGGGCCGGATTCCACGCCGAGGCGGCGTGGCGTGCGCGGTCCCTGGCCCGGCACGGGCTGCTCGCCACCCTGACCGGGCTGTCCCCCTCGGCCCGGTGGGACGGCATGACCCTGGAGTTCCCGCGCGCGTACAACCGCGAGGTCCGGCTCACCGGCCAGGGCCTGGTGCTGTTTCCCTCGCTGCTGTGGACCGCCTATCCGCTGATCGCCCCGCAGCCCGAGGGTCCCGCCGTCCTCGTCTACCCGGCCGTCACCCCGCTGCCGCTCCAGGAGGCCGCCACCGCCCCGACCCCCTCGACGCCCTCCTCGGCACCACCCGCGCGGCGATGCTCCGGCTGCTGA
- a CDS encoding helix-turn-helix domain-containing protein yields MLRLLTTHHTTTGLAKALDISPPAASMQAKTLRDARLITTQRDGRSVSHYCTALGLDMISASTPPLR; encoded by the coding sequence ATGCTCCGGCTGCTGACGACGCACCACACCACCACGGGCCTGGCCAAGGCACTCGACATCAGCCCCCCGGCGGCCTCCATGCAGGCCAAGACCCTGCGTGACGCCAGGCTGATCACCACCCAGCGCGACGGCAGGAGCGTGTCGCACTACTGCACCGCGCTGGGCCTCGACATGATCTCGGCATCGACGCCCCCACTGCGCTGA
- a CDS encoding DUF6059 family protein, producing the protein MSGGSARVRTPAPPAGPARLRAATLRARARARRAVLRALREFWETLILIGRLCAGDTAQPPPAPRPLTGPPPGHPERMPGATPPDAREQALWHDILGREP; encoded by the coding sequence GTGAGCGGCGGGTCCGCGCGGGTGCGGACGCCGGCGCCGCCGGCCGGGCCCGCGCGGCTGCGGGCGGCGACGCTGCGCGCCAGGGCGCGGGCGCGCCGCGCCGTGCTGCGCGCGCTGCGGGAGTTCTGGGAGACGCTGATCCTCATCGGCCGGCTGTGCGCGGGGGACACCGCCCAGCCCCCGCCCGCCCCGCGCCCCCTGACGGGCCCGCCCCCGGGCCACCCCGAGCGGATGCCCGGCGCCACCCCACCGGACGCCCGCGAGCAGGCGCTGTGGCACGACATCCTCGGGCGAGAGCCGTAG
- a CDS encoding acyl-CoA carboxylase subunit beta: MRLVDQAHTGSGPEELLRLKLAAREGTDPTATAKQHAKGKLTAYERIELLLDPGSFTEIEQLRRHRATGFGMEARRPHTDGVVTGWGTVHGRRVFVYAHDFRIFGGALGEAHAEKIHKLMDLAAATGAPLVSLNDGAGARIQEGVTALAGYGGIFRRNTRNSGVIPQISVMLGPSAGGAAYSPALSDFVFMVRGTSQMFVTGPDVVAAVTGEQVGHDGLGGADVHATGSGVAHFVHDDEESCLEDVRYLLSLLPANNRELAPYHPADDPADRRTPALLDLVPADPNRAYDMRAVIAELADDGEQFEVHSSWATNILCTLVRMGGHVTGIVANQPMSMAGALDIHASEKAARFVQMCDAFNIPIVTLVDVPGFLPGISQEHGGIIRHGAKLLYAYCNATVPRISLILRKAYGGAYIVMDSRSVGADLAFAWPANEIAVMGAEGAANVIFRRQIAEADDPEAVRATMVKEYRQELMHPYYAAERGLVDDVIDPAETRAVLIDSLAMLRAKHADLPSRKHGNPPQ; the protein is encoded by the coding sequence ATGCGTCTCGTGGACCAGGCACACACGGGCTCCGGCCCCGAGGAACTGCTCCGGCTCAAGCTGGCGGCCCGTGAGGGAACCGACCCGACGGCCACCGCCAAGCAGCACGCCAAAGGCAAGCTGACCGCCTACGAGCGGATCGAACTGCTCCTGGACCCCGGCTCGTTCACCGAGATCGAGCAGCTGCGGCGGCACCGCGCCACCGGCTTCGGCATGGAGGCCAGGCGCCCGCACACCGACGGGGTGGTCACCGGCTGGGGGACCGTCCACGGCCGGCGGGTCTTCGTCTACGCCCACGACTTCCGGATCTTCGGCGGCGCGCTCGGCGAGGCGCACGCCGAGAAGATCCACAAGCTGATGGACCTGGCCGCCGCCACCGGCGCCCCGCTGGTCTCCCTCAACGACGGCGCGGGCGCCCGCATCCAGGAGGGCGTCACCGCGCTCGCCGGCTACGGCGGCATCTTCCGCCGCAACACCCGCAACTCCGGGGTGATCCCGCAGATCTCGGTGATGCTCGGCCCGTCCGCCGGCGGGGCCGCGTACTCCCCGGCGCTCAGCGACTTCGTCTTCATGGTCCGCGGCACCTCGCAGATGTTCGTCACGGGTCCCGACGTCGTGGCGGCCGTCACCGGTGAACAGGTCGGCCACGACGGCCTCGGCGGCGCCGACGTCCACGCGACCGGTTCCGGCGTGGCGCACTTCGTCCACGACGACGAGGAGAGCTGCCTGGAGGACGTGCGCTACCTGCTCTCCCTGCTGCCCGCCAACAACCGCGAACTCGCCCCGTACCACCCGGCCGACGACCCGGCGGACCGGCGCACGCCGGCGCTGCTCGACCTGGTGCCGGCCGACCCCAACCGGGCCTACGACATGCGCGCCGTCATCGCCGAACTGGCCGACGACGGCGAGCAGTTCGAGGTGCACTCCAGCTGGGCGACGAACATCCTGTGCACCCTGGTGCGGATGGGCGGCCACGTCACCGGCATCGTCGCCAACCAGCCGATGTCGATGGCCGGCGCCCTGGACATCCACGCCTCGGAGAAGGCCGCGCGGTTCGTCCAGATGTGCGACGCGTTCAACATCCCGATCGTCACCCTGGTCGACGTGCCCGGCTTCCTGCCGGGCATCTCCCAGGAGCACGGCGGCATCATCCGGCACGGCGCCAAGCTGCTGTACGCCTACTGCAACGCCACCGTCCCGCGGATCTCGCTGATCCTGCGCAAGGCCTATGGCGGCGCGTACATCGTCATGGACTCGCGCTCGGTGGGCGCGGACCTCGCGTTCGCCTGGCCGGCCAACGAGATCGCCGTCATGGGCGCCGAGGGCGCCGCCAACGTCATCTTCCGCCGCCAGATCGCGGAGGCGGACGACCCGGAGGCGGTGCGCGCGACGATGGTCAAGGAGTACCGGCAGGAGCTGATGCACCCGTACTACGCGGCCGAACGCGGCCTGGTCGACGACGTGATCGACCCGGCCGAGACCCGGGCGGTCCTCATCGACTCCCTCGCGATGCTCCGCGCCAAGCACGCTGACCTGCCGTCGCGCAAGCACGGCAACCCGCCGCAGTGA
- a CDS encoding FAD-dependent oxidoreductase — MNPGTKRVPVLIAGGGTCGLAAACELLRRGVPVRVLEAEAGPNQGSRAILLWPLGLAVLRHLGLHDEAVRRGLPLKALVYHLDGGRRLRSEIGEENQALLLPQDRTSALLEEELVRLGGRVERSTRVTDVTAEGDCATVKATGPEGTELIEADWLIGADGIGSTVRQSLGIDFPGSSLPTTYLAAEGCIDGEAERGAVHYFLRSTGPMVYAPLTGGITRLGTPVGPDTPVTPETVQHLLDLRGPGGLQVRELDTLTTFGSQERIAADFRRGRVFLVGDAAHAHSPIGGQGLNLGLQDVHNLAWKLAGVIDGRLDPAVLDTYAVERRHAAELTVANTGRFTRMFTLGPRAARARNAGWRLLEATGVLRRRLIPLLAGWRVQYPAGPLTAAAERGGRRARRVTAPGARTPHWAEQTASPDPAPFRLVTTGPADGPLARAARDLAAQRPGLAVHRHVARPGASFLLLRPDGFVASSGAAPRDLHEAARLLADAAA; from the coding sequence ATGAATCCCGGAACCAAGCGTGTCCCAGTGCTGATCGCCGGCGGCGGCACCTGCGGACTGGCCGCCGCCTGCGAACTGCTGCGCCGCGGCGTGCCGGTGCGCGTCCTGGAGGCCGAGGCGGGGCCCAACCAGGGCTCCCGGGCGATCCTGCTGTGGCCGCTCGGCCTGGCGGTGCTGCGGCACCTCGGGCTCCACGACGAGGCGGTGCGCCGCGGCCTGCCGCTGAAGGCGCTGGTCTACCACCTCGACGGCGGCCGCCGGCTGCGCAGCGAGATCGGCGAGGAGAACCAGGCGCTGCTGCTGCCGCAGGACCGCACCAGCGCGCTGCTGGAGGAGGAGCTGGTCCGGCTGGGCGGCCGGGTCGAGCGCTCGACGCGGGTCACCGACGTGACCGCCGAGGGCGACTGCGCCACCGTCAAGGCGACCGGGCCGGAGGGCACCGAGCTGATCGAGGCCGACTGGCTGATCGGCGCGGACGGCATCGGCAGCACCGTGCGGCAGAGCCTGGGCATCGACTTCCCCGGCTCCAGCCTGCCCACCACCTACCTCGCCGCCGAGGGCTGCATCGACGGCGAGGCGGAGCGCGGCGCGGTGCACTACTTCCTGCGCTCCACCGGGCCGATGGTCTACGCCCCGCTCACCGGCGGCATCACCCGGCTGGGCACCCCCGTCGGGCCCGACACACCGGTCACCCCGGAGACCGTGCAGCACCTGCTGGACCTGCGCGGCCCCGGCGGCCTCCAGGTGCGCGAGCTGGACACCCTGACCACCTTCGGCAGCCAGGAACGGATCGCCGCCGACTTCCGCAGGGGCCGGGTCTTCCTGGTCGGCGACGCCGCCCACGCGCACTCGCCGATCGGCGGCCAGGGCCTCAACCTCGGCCTGCAGGACGTGCACAACCTCGCCTGGAAGCTCGCCGGGGTGATCGACGGCCGCCTCGACCCCGCGGTGCTCGACACCTACGCGGTCGAGCGGCGCCACGCCGCCGAGCTGACCGTCGCCAACACCGGCCGCTTCACCCGGATGTTCACCCTCGGACCGCGCGCGGCGCGGGCCCGCAACGCCGGCTGGCGGCTGCTGGAGGCGACCGGGGTGCTGCGCCGCCGGCTGATACCGCTGCTGGCCGGCTGGCGGGTGCAGTACCCGGCCGGTCCGCTGACCGCCGCGGCCGAGCGCGGCGGGCGGCGGGCCCGGCGCGTCACCGCGCCGGGCGCGCGCACCCCGCACTGGGCCGAGCAGACCGCGAGCCCGGACCCGGCGCCCTTCCGGCTGGTCACCACCGGGCCGGCCGACGGCCCCCTGGCCCGGGCCGCCCGGGACCTCGCCGCGCAGCGGCCCGGCCTGGCCGTCCACCGGCACGTCGCCCGCCCCGGCGCCTCCTTCCTGCTGCTGCGCCCCGACGGCTTCGTCGCCTCCTCCGGCGCCGCCCCGCGCGACCTGCACGAAGCGGCCCGCCTGCTCGCGGACGCCGCCGCCTGA